The genomic region AACGCGTCAGCGCGGCCCTTGGTCATCCGACCGAAGGCACGGCCTGGCTTGGCACGTTCCATTCGATCTGCGTTAAACTTTTGCGCCGCCATGCCGAATTGGTTGGGCTGAAATCCAATTTCTCGATTTTGGACACGGATGATCAAATCCGCCTGCTGAAACAATTGATCGAGGCCGAGGGCATTGACGCAAAGCGCTGGCCGCCACGGATGTTGGCGGGCATCATCGATCATTGGAAAAACCGCGCATGGCGTCCCGATACGCTGCCCGCCGCTGAAAGTGGGGCCTTCAACGGCAAGGGGCCAAAGCTATATGCGCTTTATCAACAGCGCCTTGCCGCGTTAAATGCCTGCGATTTTGGCGATTTGCTGTTGCATATGGTAACCATCTTTCAGGCGCATGAAGATGTGTTGCAGCAGTATCAGCGCCAGTTCGCCTTTATTTTGGTCGATGAATACCAAGACACCAATGTGGCCCAGTATTTATGGCTGCGTCTTTTGGCGCAGGGGCATTCCAATCTTTGCGTGGTGGGGGATGATGACCAATCCATCTACGGATGGCGTGGGGCCGAGGTGGGCAATATTCTGCGCTTTGAGGCAGATTTCAAAGGTGCCGCCGTAATCCGCCTTGAGCAGAATTACCGCTCGACAGGCCATATCCTAAAGGCCGCCTCTGCGGTGATTGCGGGCAATTCGCAGCGTCTTGGCAAGGAGCTGTGGACAGAAGGCGAGGACGGCGCGCCTGTGCGTCTGATCGGCCACTGGGATGGCGAGGAGGAGGCCCGCTGGATCGGTGAGGAGATCGAGGCGCTTGGCATTGGCACGCGCGGATTGCGCGCGATTGGCCCCGAGGAAATCGCCATTCTCGTGCGCGCCAGCCATCAGATGCGCGCCTTTGAGGATCGTTTCCTCACCATTGGTCTGCCCTATCGCGTCATCGGTGGCCCGCGCTTTTACGAGCGGTTAGAAATTCGTGATGCCATGGCCTATTTCCGCCTCGTGATCAGCCCTGAGGATGATCTGGCCTTTGAGCGGATCGTGAACACCCCCAAACGCGGGCTTGGCGACAAGGCTCAGGCCACCATCCATGAGATCGCTCGCCGCAATGGCGTCAGCCTTTTGCAAGGGGCGGCAATGGCGGTGGAAACTGGTGCGATTGGCGGCAAGGGCGGCAAGGAATTGGCCCGTTTCGTTCTGCAAATTGCCCATTGGCGCAATCTATTGCGCGAGGGGGTGGTTGCAGGCCCCGCCACCGATGATCTGATCGAGCGCGAAAATCCCGAAGGTCTGAGCCATATCGAATTGGCCGAAACGATTTTGGAGGAGTCGGGCTACACCGCCATGTGGCAAAACGACAAAACCCCCGAGGCCCCAGGGCGGCTTGAGAACCTCAAGGAATTGGTCAAGGCGCTTGAGCAATTCGAAAACCTGCAAGGCTTTCTCGAACATGTCAGCCTTATCATGGATAATGAGCAAGATGATGGTCAGGCCAAGGTCACCTTGATGACTTTGCACGCGGCGAAGGGTCTGGAATATCCCGCAGTCTTTTTGCCAGGTTGGGAGGACGGCCTGTTCCCAAGCCAGCGTGCGATGGATGAAGAAGGGATGAAAGGATTAGAGGAGGAGCGCCGCTTGGCCTATGTGGGTATCACACGGGCCGAGGAGCTATGCACAATTTCCTTTGCGGGCAATCGCCGTGTTTATGGCCAATGGCAAAGCCAGATGCCCTCGCGCTTTATCGATGAATTGCCCGAAGCCCATGTCGAGATTTTAACCCCGCCAGGCCTTTATGGTCATCAAAGCCACGGAATGGGGCAGTCAGCGTCACCTGTTTCTCAAATGCAGATCGCCTCGAACCTGCCAAACCGCGCAGCGCAGGCAGATGCCTATAATTCACCGGGGTGGCGGCGCCTGCAGGCGCGGCAGGGGGAATATGGCCTCAGCCAACCCCGCGAAAGCAAGCGCGCGGGTTTTGACGAGGCGGCAACGGTTCCTTTTGATATGGGCGAGCGCGTCTTTCACCAAAAATTTGGCTATGGGGCAATTACCGCGATTGAGGGTGACAAGCTTGATGTGGCTTTTGACAAGGCAGGCGTGAAAAAAGTGGTGGCGCGCTTTCTTGTTGCGGCGGACAGCGCGGGCGATCTGCCCTTTTAAACGCAGCTGATCTCAGCATTTCGAAAATAAAAAAGCGGTGATGCCAAGGGAGGAGGAGGCATCACCGCTTCTTTTTTTCAACCACACCCCCAAGGGAGGAGGAAGAGGGCGCAGTTGTGGCGGCGCGGATCCTAAGGGAGGAGCGGATCCTTGCCGTGATACGGCCCCAAGGGAGGAGGAGGGGCGCGTCCTTGCGGGTCTTTCGACCCTTGTTCTTGCGAGAACCACTAAGGGAGGAGGAAGTGGTTCCCGCTAAATCCCGCGCTTCAAGGGAGGAGGAGAAGCGAGAGATGTTCCTATGTTTCAGGCGTAACGCCCGTAAGCAGCCTCAAGGGCGATGTTGCGCAGGTTGCTGCGCGCGATGCCCAAATCGGCCAGCTCGCGGTCGCTCAGGCTATTCAGCTCATCAAATGTGCGCTGATAGACGCGGCGGGCTTTGATCGCTGCGGTCAGGTGGGATTTCATTTCCCCCAGACGTTCGGCGAAGCTCAAGCTCGGTGCGTGGCGTGTGGCAAGATAGGCCATTTCAGTAATCCTTAGTTCATATTCATAACCGCTCGCGCTGTTGGGTTATCC from Rhodobacterales bacterium HKCCA1288 harbors:
- a CDS encoding UvrD-helicase domain-containing protein, with the protein product MSSSENNTLAATVPLSQRAAALRPMPYLEGLNPEQRKAVETLDGPVLMLAGAGTGKTRALTARIAHLISTDRATPRSILAVTFTNKAAREMRERVSAALGHPTEGTAWLGTFHSICVKLLRRHAELVGLKSNFSILDTDDQIRLLKQLIEAEGIDAKRWPPRMLAGIIDHWKNRAWRPDTLPAAESGAFNGKGPKLYALYQQRLAALNACDFGDLLLHMVTIFQAHEDVLQQYQRQFAFILVDEYQDTNVAQYLWLRLLAQGHSNLCVVGDDDQSIYGWRGAEVGNILRFEADFKGAAVIRLEQNYRSTGHILKAASAVIAGNSQRLGKELWTEGEDGAPVRLIGHWDGEEEARWIGEEIEALGIGTRGLRAIGPEEIAILVRASHQMRAFEDRFLTIGLPYRVIGGPRFYERLEIRDAMAYFRLVISPEDDLAFERIVNTPKRGLGDKAQATIHEIARRNGVSLLQGAAMAVETGAIGGKGGKELARFVLQIAHWRNLLREGVVAGPATDDLIERENPEGLSHIELAETILEESGYTAMWQNDKTPEAPGRLENLKELVKALEQFENLQGFLEHVSLIMDNEQDDGQAKVTLMTLHAAKGLEYPAVFLPGWEDGLFPSQRAMDEEGMKGLEEERRLAYVGITRAEELCTISFAGNRRVYGQWQSQMPSRFIDELPEAHVEILTPPGLYGHQSHGMGQSASPVSQMQIASNLPNRAAQADAYNSPGWRRLQARQGEYGLSQPRESKRAGFDEAATVPFDMGERVFHQKFGYGAITAIEGDKLDVAFDKAGVKKVVARFLVAADSAGDLPF
- a CDS encoding DUF1127 domain-containing protein — protein: MAYLATRHAPSLSFAERLGEMKSHLTAAIKARRVYQRTFDELNSLSDRELADLGIARSNLRNIALEAAYGRYA